A part of Streptomyces sp. NBC_01497 genomic DNA contains:
- a CDS encoding enoyl-CoA hydratase/isomerase family protein: protein MASEDPVLLGRTGHAALLTLNRPGALNALTHRMVGLIDAALTAWQQDDSVRAVVVSGAGERGLCAGGDIRAVREDALQGGRTSPAFWRDEYRLNARIARFPKPYVAFMDGIVMGGGVGISAHGGVRIVTERSRVAMPETGIGLVPDVGGTFLLSRSPGELGTHLALTGAAVGAADAVLCGLADHVVRSVDLSALTVALGEGNPRQAVRAFAAEPAEGELAAQREWIDACYAADDVEEIVARLLDHGHPAAKEAAATILTRSPTALKATLAVLRAARGLSGLEAALDAEYRASCAALALPDLPEGVRAQIVDKDRRPRWTPAELREVGDADVARFFAEPADGGLGLAAALG from the coding sequence ATGGCGTCAGAAGATCCGGTACTGCTCGGCAGGACGGGCCATGCGGCCCTGCTCACCCTCAACCGGCCGGGCGCGCTCAACGCGCTCACGCACCGGATGGTCGGGCTGATCGACGCCGCTCTGACCGCGTGGCAACAGGACGACTCCGTCAGAGCCGTTGTCGTCTCCGGTGCGGGCGAGCGGGGCCTGTGTGCGGGCGGCGACATCCGCGCGGTACGGGAGGACGCACTCCAAGGAGGCCGTACGTCACCGGCGTTCTGGCGCGACGAGTACCGGCTCAACGCGCGGATCGCCCGATTCCCCAAACCCTATGTCGCGTTCATGGACGGCATCGTGATGGGCGGCGGCGTCGGCATCTCCGCGCACGGCGGGGTCCGGATCGTCACCGAGCGCTCACGGGTGGCCATGCCGGAGACCGGGATCGGCCTCGTACCCGATGTCGGAGGCACGTTCCTGCTGTCGCGCTCGCCCGGCGAACTCGGCACCCACCTCGCCCTGACGGGGGCCGCGGTGGGCGCCGCCGACGCCGTCCTGTGCGGGCTCGCCGACCATGTCGTGCGCTCCGTCGACCTGTCGGCCCTGACGGTCGCGCTCGGCGAGGGCAACCCCCGCCAGGCGGTGCGGGCGTTCGCCGCCGAGCCCGCGGAGGGTGAACTCGCCGCCCAGCGCGAGTGGATCGACGCCTGCTATGCCGCCGACGACGTCGAGGAGATCGTGGCACGCCTCCTCGACCACGGGCATCCGGCCGCCAAGGAGGCCGCCGCGACGATCCTGACGCGCTCGCCCACCGCTCTCAAGGCGACGCTCGCCGTGCTGCGCGCGGCGCGCGGACTGTCCGGCCTGGAGGCCGCGCTGGACGCCGAGTACCGGGCCTCGTGCGCCGCGCTCGCCCTGCCCGACCTGCCCGAGGGCGTGCGCGCCCAGATCGTCGACAAGGACCGCAGGCCGCGCTGGACACCCGCCGAACTGCGCGAGGTGGGCGATGCCGACGTGGCGCGGTTCTTCGCGGAACCGGCCGACGGCGGACTGGGGCTCGCCGCCGCGCTGGGCTGA